A stretch of Spirosoma oryzicola DNA encodes these proteins:
- a CDS encoding TetR/AcrR family transcriptional regulator has translation MEKDDKVRRNRAKTTQRIVEALEEVIAERGLEGVGVNRVAEKANVSKVLIYRYFGGMEGLLEYYVKMGKLFPVFNPAVLDQIRPLQDSDVARIWYRQVIQTYRYFRTFKAAREILKATVIENDSIAETTAKAQDEEMTRLVEQLSFVKGADTQAISAIILGAMTYLTIMAQNDRTMISIDLRSEEGWKRIENAVKTIYISLNKMAIQSKEVNLELQSAHLPMAQW, from the coding sequence ATGGAGAAGGACGACAAGGTCAGACGTAACCGCGCTAAAACAACTCAGCGCATTGTAGAAGCGCTGGAAGAAGTAATCGCAGAACGGGGCTTAGAAGGCGTAGGTGTTAACAGAGTAGCTGAAAAGGCTAACGTCAGTAAAGTACTGATCTACCGTTATTTCGGCGGTATGGAAGGACTTCTTGAGTACTACGTGAAAATGGGTAAACTATTTCCAGTATTCAATCCAGCTGTTCTTGATCAAATTCGTCCTTTACAAGATTCCGACGTAGCACGTATCTGGTATCGTCAGGTTATTCAGACCTACCGCTACTTCCGCACGTTTAAAGCAGCCCGTGAGATTCTGAAAGCAACTGTTATCGAAAACGATTCGATTGCAGAAACAACAGCAAAAGCACAGGACGAAGAGATGACTCGGCTTGTTGAGCAGCTTTCGTTTGTTAAAGGAGCTGATACGCAAGCGATTTCGGCGATCATTTTGGGCGCTATGACTTACCTTACGATCATGGCTCAGAACGACCGCACAATGATCAGTATTGATCTTCGGAGCGAAGAGGGTTGGAAGCGGATCGAAAATGCCGTTAAGACCATTTACATCTCTCTGAATAAAATGGCTATTCAGTCGAAAGAAGTTAACCTTGAATTGCAGTCGGCTCACCTGCCGATGGCTCAGTGGTAA
- a CDS encoding vanadium-dependent haloperoxidase, with product MKFTLRFSCLLAACWVAVVGCQKSASPAEYNAKASNPEYYNSALNKLTEVIIHDIFSPPVASRIYSYANLAGYEALVPFDPQYESLGGKLKRFQASPKPQPGQEYCFPLASTHAFLTVARALTFSVEFYDTFEKPFYEQYKKDGVPDEVYERSMAYGEAVAKHILDYAAKDSYKQTRGFKHTVTNEEGTWVPTPPAYMDAAEPQWNKLRCWAMDTCNQFMPPRPFPFSLKKGTPYEKELDEVYQVGKKLNKKEQDIAYFWDDNAFVMNVAGHVMYASKKMTPGGHWLAIAETVARQKKLNMMRTVEAYALTSFALSDGFISCWDEKYRTKTIRPETVINKSIDPKWTPFLQTPPFPEYPSGHSVISTAAATVLTNLIGDNIAFTDSTEHPYGHGVRSFTSFRNAADEASISRMYGGIHYRSALENGQVEGEKVGKWVIQKIQTRKTAVASR from the coding sequence ATGAAATTTACCCTTCGATTTAGTTGCCTGCTGGCTGCCTGTTGGGTAGCCGTAGTTGGCTGTCAAAAGTCCGCATCTCCTGCTGAATATAATGCTAAAGCGTCTAATCCGGAATACTATAATTCGGCTCTGAATAAACTAACGGAGGTTATCATTCACGATATTTTTTCGCCACCGGTAGCGAGCCGAATCTATTCCTATGCCAATCTAGCTGGTTACGAAGCACTCGTTCCTTTTGACCCCCAATACGAATCACTGGGTGGTAAACTAAAGCGTTTTCAGGCAAGCCCTAAGCCACAGCCTGGTCAGGAGTACTGCTTTCCATTGGCCAGTACCCACGCGTTTCTGACGGTTGCGCGGGCGCTAACCTTCTCCGTTGAATTTTACGATACCTTCGAGAAGCCTTTCTACGAGCAGTACAAAAAAGATGGTGTACCAGATGAGGTTTACGAGCGGTCGATGGCGTATGGTGAAGCGGTCGCTAAGCATATTCTGGATTACGCGGCCAAAGACAGTTACAAACAGACGCGCGGCTTCAAACATACCGTGACGAATGAAGAAGGAACCTGGGTACCGACACCGCCCGCTTATATGGATGCTGCGGAGCCTCAATGGAACAAACTGCGCTGCTGGGCCATGGATACCTGTAATCAGTTTATGCCTCCTCGACCCTTTCCTTTCAGTCTGAAGAAAGGCACACCCTACGAAAAGGAACTCGACGAAGTATATCAGGTCGGCAAAAAACTAAATAAGAAAGAGCAGGACATTGCTTACTTCTGGGATGATAATGCGTTCGTTATGAACGTAGCTGGCCACGTGATGTACGCCAGTAAGAAAATGACACCCGGCGGGCATTGGCTCGCTATCGCAGAAACGGTAGCACGGCAGAAGAAGCTGAACATGATGCGTACCGTTGAAGCGTATGCATTAACTTCGTTTGCGCTGTCCGATGGCTTTATTTCCTGCTGGGACGAAAAATACCGAACGAAGACCATTCGGCCCGAAACGGTTATCAATAAATCGATCGATCCCAAATGGACGCCGTTCTTACAAACACCCCCTTTTCCCGAATATCCTAGCGGGCACAGTGTTATTTCGACCGCAGCGGCTACTGTACTGACCAACCTGATTGGTGATAATATTGCTTTCACCGACTCAACGGAGCATCCATACGGTCACGGGGTACGCTCGTTTACTTCATTCCGGAACGCGGCTGACGAAGCCTCAATTAGTCGTATGTACGGCGGAATTCACTACCGCTCGGCATTAGAGAATGGACAAGTGGAAGGAGAGAAAGTTGGTAAGTGGGTAATTCAGAAAATACAGACCAGAAAAACGGCTGTCGCTAGCCGATAG